A genomic window from Salvelinus sp. IW2-2015 linkage group LG13, ASM291031v2, whole genome shotgun sequence includes:
- the LOC111972247 gene encoding protein-glutamine gamma-glutamyltransferase K codes for MPVETPSVRNTSTVGRFPSVTLGLGKDEEPEKNTEEGGCRQWLRKICPCCCQRPSKDDDIADKVVTGNDDADKLVGNGDKPVTNGSNLEELLLMVRSIDLMKKKKGQNRMEHHTDRYYGDGLIIRRGQIFMMWLDLSRPYNSNTDKLHLELRTGPLPTVAKGTHVIIPLVEELEDDRWEAKIVQRDGNRLKLSINSPPTAVIGRYQLTVATQSPKGEATSTHDPGNDICMLFNPWCKDDTVYMDNGDEKNEYILNDVGRLYYGTENQIGSRTWNYGQFDKGILDACLYALEKSATPPSGWGDSVNVVRVISAMINSPDDGGILEGNWSGNYVGGTSPTSWSGSVDILNMYHKDGGAPVRYGQCWVFSGVTTTVLRCLGIPSRSVSNFNSAHDTDVSLTTDVYFDEKLESIDHLNSDSIWNFHVWNDCWMARPDLPPGYGGWQVVDSTPQETSQGTYRCGPASVNAIRNGQVFLKHDSPFVFAEVNSDKIYWQRNLDGTFTQIHSEKNAVGHCISTKAVGSDERNDITDLYKHPEGTEEERIAVETASRYGSKPDIYSSPIAQDVSIEVTMDGEGPRMGGDAELTIVMRNTSSLPRTINLHSQVAVMYYTGVVKATVKKDQIPVELLPNEVKNLEWILQYQNYQDQLVDQAALMLTLSGRVSETQQVLATQFSFRLRTPDLIIKPVGEAVVGEKMAAEISFTNPLPCTLKGVMFRVEGLGLQSVRQITVGDVASRATVVQTEVFVPTLPGPRKLLASLDCKQLTQVHGVADINVKEK; via the exons ATGCCTGTGGAAACACCATCAGTCAGAAACACGTCTACAGTTGGTCGCTTCCCATCAGTCACACTGGGATTGGGGAAAGATGAGGAGCCAGAGAAGAACACGGAAGAAGGGGGGTGTCGACAATGGTTACGTAAGATCTGTCCTTGTTGCTGTCAGAGACCGAGCAAAGATGATGACATCGCAGATAAGGTTGTCACAGGGAACGATGATGCAGACAAGCTTGTGGGGAATGGTGACAAGCCAGTCACTAATGGAAGTAACCTTGAAG AGCTGTTGTTGATGGTGCGGTCCATAGACCTgatgaaaaaaaagaaaggtcAGAACCGCATGGAGCATCACACAGACCGTTACTACGGTGATGGCCTCATCATCCGCAGGGGTCAGATCTTCATGATGTGGCTTGACCTCTCGCGACCTTACAATTCCAACACGGACAAACTCCACCTGGAGCTTAGGACAG GACCTTTGCCTACAGTGGCAAAGGGCACCCATGTCATCATTCCATTGGTTGAGGAGCTGGAGGATGACCGTTGGGAGGCCAAGATTGTGCAACGGGACGGCAACAGGCTCAAGCTGTCCATCAACTCCCCACCCACAGCCGTGATTGGCCGATACCAGCTCACCGTGGCAACGCAAAGCCCAAAGGGGGAGGCCACATCTACACATGACCCTGGGAATGACATCTGCATGCTGTTTAACCCCTGGTgtaaag ATGACACAGTGTACATGGACAATGGCGATGAGAAGAACGAGTATATCCTGAATGATGTTGGAAGGCTCTACTATGGCACAGAGAACCAGATTGGTTCAAGAACGTGGAACTATGGACAG tTTGACAAGGGGATCCTGGATGCCTGTCTTTATGCTTTGGAGAAGAGTGCGACCCCCCCCTCAGGCTGGGGAGACTCTGTCAACGTGGTGAGAGTCATTTCAGCCATG ATCAACTCCCCAGATGACGGTGGGATCCTGGAGGGGAACTGGTCAGGGAACTATGTGGGCGGGACTTCCCCTACATCCTGGAGTGGCAGTGTTGACATCCTGAATATGTACCATAAGGACGGAGGCGCACCGGTCAGATATGGCCAGTGCTGGGTCTTCTCTGGGGTCACCACCACAG TGTTGAGGTGTTTGGGCATTCCCTCCCGTAGTGTGTCCAACTTCAACTCCGCCCACGATACAGATGTCTCCTTGACAACAGACGTGTACTTCGATGAGAAGTTGGAGTCTATAGATCACCTCAACTCTGACTCCATCTG GAACTTCCATGTGTGGAACGACTGTTGGATGGCTCGTCCAGACTTGCCACCTGGTTATGGCGGCTGGCAGGTAGTAGACTCCACCCCCCAGGAGACCAGTCAGGGCACATACCGCTGTGGCCCCGCCTCCGTCAATGCCATCCGTAACGGACAAGTGTTCCTGAAGCATGACTCACCATTCGTCTTTGCCGAG GTGAACAGTGATAAGATCTACTGGCAGAGGAACCTGGATGGCACCTTCACCCAGATCCACAGTGAGAAAAACGCAGTGGGCCACTGTATCAGCACCAAGGCTGTGGGCTCCGATGAACGCAATGACATCACAGACCTTTACAAGCACCCAGAAG GCACAGAGGAGGAACGCATTGCTGTGGAGACTGCAAGTCGCTATGGCTCCAAACCAGATATCtactcctctcccatcgctcaGGATGTATCCATAGAGGTGACCATGGATGGGGAGGGGCCACGCATGGGGGGAGATGCAGAACTGACCATTGTCATGCGCAACACTAGTTCTCTACCACGCACTATCAACCTCCACAGCCAGGTGGCAGTCATGTACTACACTGGTGTGGTCAAGGCTACTGTCAAGAAGGACCAAATTCCTGTGGAGCTGCTACCCAATGAAG TGAAGAACCTGGAGTGGATCCTTCAGTACCAGAACTACCAGGACCAGCTTGTGGACCAGGCTGCTCTGATGCTGACCCTGTCGGGCAGGGTCAGTGAGACACAGCAGGTTCTGGCAACTCAGTTCAGCTTCCGCCTCCGCACCCCTGACCTCATCATTAAG CCAGTAGGGGAGGCTGTGGTGGGGGAAAAGATGGCGGCTGAGATCTCCTTCACCAACCCTCTGCCATGCACGCTGAAGGGAGTGATGTTCCGTGTAGAGGGGCTGGGCCTGCAGAGTGTTCGACAGATCACTGTTGG TGACGTGGCCAGTCGCGCCACTGTGGTTCAGACGGAGGTCTTTGTCCCCACCCTGCCTGGACCCAGGAAACTGTTGGCTTCACTGGACTGTAAACAGCTCACACAGGTTCATGGTGTTGCTGACATCAACGTGAAGGAGAAATAA